A region of Pelagicoccus sp. SDUM812003 DNA encodes the following proteins:
- a CDS encoding efflux RND transporter periplasmic adaptor subunit, with protein sequence MKRLLQITLPIGILLFSGAIIYFIMASKEEPQRQRFQAPNPEVVVRPLQAQDYTVTLHSQGTVKARTESSLIPEVRGRIVSIAPNFQEGAFFEEGEVLLKIDDRDYLTELTVAEAQLAQAELTFMQETARYDQARRDWDRLNPGMEATELTLREPQLRQANAAVASAKARVETAKLNLERTEVRAPYAGRVLTKSVDVGQFVSTGNELARIYAVDYAEVRLPLTASQMGFLDLPSIYRGSNPSIENGPLVTLKSSVGGNVYSWEGRVIRSEGAVDTRTRQLFVVAQIQDPYGKSVPGRPPLKVGTFVEAEIEGTVLEDVVVIPRKLYRENSYVLVVNEKSNLDRRDVETIWEDKESIIVKSGLRPGELLCLTDVPYALEGWEVTANMENANTPASAYAHTRPSGGATAAGGTYADSVMSALGEKLPADLRDRLVQAKSSNDWSKMGPLMRQISEWASANGETMPPRDGRAQPQS encoded by the coding sequence ATGAAACGCCTTCTACAAATCACTCTTCCTATCGGCATTCTGCTTTTTTCCGGGGCTATCATCTATTTCATAATGGCCAGCAAGGAGGAGCCGCAGCGGCAACGCTTTCAAGCTCCCAATCCAGAAGTAGTGGTGCGTCCACTACAAGCTCAGGACTACACGGTGACGCTTCACTCGCAGGGTACGGTGAAAGCGCGCACCGAGAGCTCCCTTATCCCAGAGGTTCGCGGTCGTATCGTGAGCATCGCTCCCAACTTCCAGGAAGGCGCGTTTTTCGAGGAAGGAGAAGTGCTGCTGAAGATCGATGACCGAGATTACCTGACGGAGCTGACGGTTGCGGAGGCTCAGCTGGCCCAGGCCGAACTGACCTTCATGCAGGAAACGGCTCGCTACGATCAGGCCCGACGCGACTGGGATCGCCTCAACCCGGGAATGGAAGCGACGGAGCTGACCTTGAGGGAGCCGCAATTGCGACAAGCGAATGCGGCAGTGGCGTCCGCGAAGGCCCGCGTCGAAACGGCCAAGCTCAACCTCGAGCGTACCGAGGTGCGGGCTCCCTACGCCGGACGCGTTCTCACCAAGAGCGTGGACGTCGGACAATTCGTATCCACAGGAAACGAACTCGCTCGAATCTACGCGGTGGACTATGCGGAGGTGAGGCTTCCCTTGACCGCTTCGCAGATGGGATTCCTCGACCTGCCTTCGATTTACCGAGGCTCGAATCCGTCGATCGAAAATGGACCTTTGGTCACTCTGAAATCGTCGGTCGGAGGCAATGTCTATTCGTGGGAAGGTCGCGTGATTCGCTCTGAAGGAGCGGTCGATACGCGTACTCGACAGCTCTTTGTGGTCGCCCAAATCCAGGACCCCTACGGGAAATCGGTCCCGGGTCGGCCTCCGTTGAAAGTGGGCACGTTCGTCGAGGCCGAAATCGAGGGCACCGTGCTCGAAGACGTGGTCGTGATCCCGCGCAAGCTGTATCGAGAAAATAGCTACGTGCTTGTGGTGAACGAAAAAAGCAATCTTGATCGCCGAGACGTGGAGACGATCTGGGAGGACAAGGAGAGCATCATCGTCAAAAGCGGTTTACGGCCTGGCGAGCTGCTGTGTTTGACCGACGTTCCCTACGCTCTCGAAGGCTGGGAGGTGACGGCGAATATGGAAAACGCGAATACGCCGGCCTCCGCTTACGCCCACACCCGGCCATCAGGCGGGGCGACCGCCGCCGGCGGGACCTATGCGGATTCCGTGATGTCGGCGCTCGGCGAGAAACTGCCCGCAGACCTGAGAGATCGTTTGGTCCAGGCTAAGAGCAGCAACGACTGGTCGAAGATGGGCCCCTTGATGCGACAGATCAGCGAATGGGCCAGCGCCAATGGTGAAACCATGCCGCCGCGTGACGGTAGGGCGCAACCTCAGAGCTAA
- a CDS encoding efflux RND transporter periplasmic adaptor subunit — protein sequence MEPNQEPSPPPHASEAPPETESEQRPPFFKWLALYVAPPILILLLFLMIFGYVAKTFQPEIAEKVQPRVLPTVNVISVEPSSIRVEVSSQGTVSARTTTTLVSEVSGRVESISPALFAGGFFRKGEQLARIENTDYLAGLAAAESRLAEANLVFQQEKALAEQAKQDWEDMGNLGQPDPLVLRQPQLERAQAALDAAQAAVETARRDLDRTIIRAPYDGRVMEKRIDLGQFLIARSSPIATIYSVDVAEIQLPISLNDTRFLHLPESYSDAEQSYESKPTVTIEASYGGRSYQWNGVIDRAEGNIDPQTRLLNVVAQVESPYQKDGDTPPLKVGTFVTATIHGKTLPEAFVLPRKALRENDTVYVVTDENRIEIRPVTVYQKKSDMVILSEGLTAGERVCLTPMQFVVDDMEVEIEGESASDAVDSNTEATS from the coding sequence ATGGAACCGAATCAAGAACCATCACCACCACCCCACGCCAGTGAGGCCCCTCCTGAGACGGAGTCGGAGCAACGCCCACCGTTTTTCAAGTGGCTGGCCCTCTACGTCGCGCCGCCGATCCTCATCCTACTGCTTTTCCTCATGATCTTCGGCTACGTGGCTAAAACCTTTCAACCCGAGATCGCGGAAAAGGTCCAGCCTCGCGTCCTCCCCACGGTGAACGTGATTTCCGTGGAGCCAAGCTCGATAAGGGTGGAGGTCAGCAGTCAGGGCACCGTTTCCGCCCGCACCACGACCACGCTTGTATCCGAAGTGTCGGGACGCGTGGAAAGCATTTCACCCGCCCTCTTCGCCGGCGGATTCTTCCGAAAAGGCGAGCAGCTGGCCCGCATCGAAAACACCGATTACCTAGCTGGCCTCGCGGCCGCCGAAAGCCGACTCGCCGAAGCGAATCTTGTTTTTCAGCAGGAAAAAGCGCTCGCGGAGCAAGCCAAACAGGACTGGGAGGATATGGGAAATCTCGGCCAACCCGACCCGCTGGTACTGCGCCAACCGCAACTCGAACGCGCCCAAGCCGCTCTCGACGCCGCTCAGGCAGCGGTGGAAACCGCTCGTCGCGACCTCGATCGCACCATCATTCGGGCTCCCTACGACGGACGCGTGATGGAAAAACGCATCGACCTCGGCCAATTCCTGATCGCCCGCAGCAGCCCCATCGCCACCATCTACTCCGTAGACGTAGCCGAAATCCAACTACCGATCTCGCTCAACGACACTCGTTTTCTGCACCTACCAGAAAGCTACAGCGACGCCGAACAATCATACGAAAGCAAACCGACCGTTACCATCGAAGCGAGCTACGGCGGCCGCTCCTACCAATGGAATGGCGTCATCGATCGGGCGGAGGGAAACATCGATCCTCAGACGCGATTGCTCAACGTAGTGGCTCAGGTCGAAAGCCCGTATCAAAAGGATGGTGACACCCCCCCCTTGAAAGTGGGCACCTTCGTCACCGCTACCATCCACGGCAAGACTTTGCCCGAGGCTTTCGTCTTACCGAGAAAAGCCCTCCGCGAAAACGACACCGTCTACGTCGTCACCGATGAGAATCGCATCGAGATTCGTCCCGTCACCGTGTATCAGAAAAAGAGCGACATGGTGATCCTCTCGGAAGGCCTCACGGCCGGAGAACGCGTGTGTCTGACGCCGATGCAGTTCGTCGTCGACGACATGGAAGTGGAAATCGAAGGCGAATCAGCGAGCGACGCCGTCGATTCGAATACGGAAGCTACCAGCTAG
- a CDS encoding efflux RND transporter permease subunit, translating to MHKLIEWFTKNSVAANLLMFAIVSVGIYSAFNVIVLREHPDYPSRNISVNVPYPGSTPREVEQAIITRLEEALYDVEGIKEMTSTATSSSGSVNLEIEEGYSMSDALDKIKNRVDSIRTLPVEAERPSVSMPEFRERVITVVVSGELSEMELKRLGEEIRDEITGIPGITIASLKATRPYEIAVEISERSLREHGLTFDDITNAIRTHSLDLSAGRIRTEGGDVMLRTTQQAYTQEEFADIVAFTRSDGTKIKLGEIAHVSDGFDETPIISRFDGKRSIAIDVYRVGSQNILELGSAVKDYLLNKQKELPEGISLSYWRDDSQRIADRLNTLKGSAIFGYVLVVGVLSLFLRPSLAFWVALGIPIAFSGAFFLLPYMGISLNLITLFAFILVLGIVVDDAIVTGENVYQRMQQGEDSLTATIKGTQEVAIPVVFGVLTTIAAFYPLVNMTGWRGNIFKQIPFVVIPVLIFSLIESKLILPAHLKHCRPINNQNTAKKNILTRFQRGFATGLERFVEKFYRPALEVALRYRYAVLAIFLGLLGIFVARFMAGHMPYTTFPRIPQDSVTATLHMPIGTSFEKTKEVVDRIEQAAFTLREQMKQENGVDVIDHIFATAGGRPFSSWRSIAGVPEQGEVVIELVPESESGLAIGSREISMRLRQLVGPVPEAETLDIAFSWGGGDAVNVQLEGPRIDELVEASKALQKKLATYSGLYDIQDTFQRATEELELELKPQASLLGVNARQLASQVRQAFYGAEAQRIQRGRDDVRVMVRYPESERRSLAALHSMMIRTQDGTEVPFEEVAKIIPGKSLPSIQRFDRNRIIRVTAAGDETDIDEEAIQMELETEFLPELVSGYSGMRFTLQGNAAQTRDNNRELMNGIYLVLVVIYVLLAIPFKSYIQPFIVMTAIPFGVVGAVMGHDLMNFIYTTILQWDSSPVSNVTMMSILGMLALSGVVVNDSLVMVDFINQRRKEGMSLADAVRLAGVKRFRPILLTSLTTFAGLLPLMFESSRQAQFLIPMAVSLGWGIIFATFITLFLVPVGNLIVGDIGGFLKWLYSSDGQDEQVKGIEVAANAQLKDAEASS from the coding sequence ATGCATAAGCTAATCGAGTGGTTCACCAAAAACAGCGTCGCGGCAAATCTGCTGATGTTCGCCATCGTGTCGGTCGGCATCTATTCCGCCTTCAATGTCATCGTGCTCAGAGAGCATCCGGACTATCCATCGCGCAACATTTCGGTAAACGTGCCGTATCCAGGATCGACCCCGCGTGAGGTCGAGCAGGCCATCATCACGCGACTCGAAGAGGCGCTCTACGACGTGGAGGGCATCAAGGAGATGACCAGCACCGCGACCTCCAGCTCCGGCAGCGTGAATCTGGAGATCGAGGAAGGCTACAGCATGTCGGACGCTCTGGATAAGATCAAAAACCGGGTGGACTCCATCCGCACGCTCCCGGTGGAAGCGGAGCGACCGAGCGTATCGATGCCGGAATTTCGCGAGCGCGTGATCACGGTGGTGGTATCCGGCGAGCTTAGCGAGATGGAGCTCAAGCGGCTAGGAGAGGAGATTCGCGACGAGATCACCGGGATCCCGGGCATCACGATCGCCTCCCTGAAAGCGACACGCCCCTACGAGATTGCGGTAGAGATATCCGAACGGTCACTACGCGAGCATGGCTTGACGTTTGACGACATCACCAACGCCATCCGTACCCATTCTTTGGATCTTTCAGCAGGGAGAATTCGGACCGAAGGCGGTGACGTGATGCTGAGAACCACGCAGCAGGCCTACACGCAGGAGGAGTTCGCGGACATCGTGGCCTTCACGCGATCCGACGGCACCAAGATCAAGCTAGGCGAAATCGCCCACGTGAGCGACGGTTTCGACGAGACGCCTATCATTTCCCGGTTCGACGGCAAGCGGTCGATCGCCATCGACGTCTATCGCGTTGGATCGCAAAACATTCTGGAGCTCGGATCCGCGGTTAAGGACTACCTTCTGAACAAGCAGAAGGAGCTGCCCGAGGGCATTTCGTTGTCCTATTGGCGTGACGATTCGCAGCGCATCGCCGATCGGTTGAACACCTTGAAGGGCAGCGCGATTTTTGGATACGTGCTGGTTGTCGGAGTGCTGTCCTTGTTTCTCCGTCCGTCGTTGGCGTTTTGGGTCGCCCTTGGCATTCCGATCGCGTTTTCGGGAGCGTTTTTCCTGCTGCCGTACATGGGGATTTCGCTCAATCTCATCACGCTTTTCGCCTTTATATTGGTGCTGGGTATCGTGGTGGACGATGCGATCGTGACCGGGGAAAACGTCTATCAGCGCATGCAGCAAGGCGAGGATTCCCTGACCGCCACCATCAAAGGCACTCAGGAAGTGGCGATCCCTGTTGTCTTTGGCGTGCTTACCACCATCGCCGCTTTTTATCCGCTGGTTAACATGACCGGCTGGCGAGGAAACATTTTTAAGCAGATCCCCTTCGTCGTCATTCCCGTTCTGATCTTTTCGCTGATCGAATCGAAACTGATATTGCCGGCGCACTTGAAGCACTGCCGTCCCATCAACAACCAGAATACGGCCAAGAAAAACATCCTCACCCGCTTCCAAAGAGGTTTCGCCACCGGTCTGGAACGTTTCGTGGAAAAGTTCTACCGACCCGCGTTGGAAGTGGCCTTGCGCTATCGCTACGCGGTGCTGGCCATCTTCCTCGGTTTGCTCGGGATCTTCGTCGCTCGCTTCATGGCGGGCCATATGCCGTACACCACTTTCCCGCGCATTCCTCAGGACTCGGTCACGGCGACCTTGCATATGCCGATCGGAACCTCGTTTGAGAAGACCAAGGAGGTGGTCGATCGCATCGAGCAGGCGGCCTTCACCTTGCGAGAGCAAATGAAGCAGGAGAACGGCGTGGACGTGATCGACCACATTTTCGCGACCGCCGGCGGTCGCCCGTTCAGCAGCTGGCGTTCGATCGCCGGCGTGCCGGAACAAGGGGAAGTCGTTATCGAATTGGTGCCGGAATCCGAGAGCGGCCTGGCCATCGGAAGTCGGGAGATTTCAATGAGATTGAGGCAATTGGTAGGGCCGGTGCCGGAAGCCGAGACGCTGGATATCGCGTTTTCCTGGGGAGGCGGCGATGCGGTGAACGTGCAGCTTGAGGGTCCACGCATCGACGAACTGGTGGAAGCCTCCAAGGCCTTGCAGAAGAAGCTCGCGACCTACAGCGGCCTCTACGACATCCAGGACACGTTTCAGCGGGCTACCGAGGAGCTCGAGCTCGAGCTCAAGCCCCAAGCGTCGTTGCTCGGGGTGAATGCGCGCCAATTGGCTTCCCAGGTTCGGCAAGCCTTTTATGGAGCGGAGGCGCAGCGTATCCAGCGTGGGCGCGACGACGTGCGGGTGATGGTCCGGTATCCAGAAAGCGAGCGCAGATCGCTAGCGGCGTTGCACAGCATGATGATCCGTACTCAAGATGGCACGGAGGTGCCCTTCGAAGAAGTGGCCAAGATCATTCCCGGCAAAAGCTTGCCCTCTATCCAGCGTTTCGACCGCAATCGCATCATTCGCGTGACCGCAGCAGGCGACGAGACGGATATCGACGAGGAAGCGATCCAGATGGAGCTGGAAACGGAATTCCTGCCGGAGCTGGTAAGCGGCTATTCGGGCATGCGTTTCACTCTACAAGGAAATGCGGCCCAGACCCGGGACAACAACCGGGAGCTGATGAATGGCATCTACTTGGTGCTGGTGGTCATCTACGTGCTGCTGGCCATTCCGTTCAAGAGCTACATCCAGCCATTTATCGTGATGACCGCTATCCCGTTCGGCGTGGTGGGCGCGGTGATGGGACACGACCTGATGAACTTCATCTACACGACGATCCTTCAATGGGATTCCAGTCCCGTGAGCAATGTAACCATGATGTCGATACTCGGCATGCTGGCCCTCTCGGGAGTAGTGGTGAACGACAGTCTGGTCATGGTGGACTTCATCAACCAGCGACGCAAGGAAGGCATGTCGCTCGCGGATGCGGTGCGTTTGGCCGGAGTGAAGCGGTTTCGTCCCATTCTGCTTACGTCGTTGACGACATTCGCGGGGCTGCTGCCTTTGATGTTCGAAAGCAGTCGCCAGGCTCAGTTTCTCATTCCCATGGCGGTATCGCTTGGGTGGGGAATCATCTTTGCTACCTTCATCACGTTGTTCCTGGTGCCGGTAGGCAACCTGATCGTGGGCGACATTGGTGGCTTCCTGAAATGGCTGTATTCGTCGGACGGCCAGGATGAACAGGTCAAGGGCATCGAAGTGGCGGCCAACGCTCAGCTCAAGGACGCGGAAGCGAGTTCGTAG
- a CDS encoding TetR/AcrR family transcriptional regulator, with translation MTETQLKLIEAAEVEFAERGFDGSSVRAITGRAKANIAAINYHFGSKEALFLEMVRHRISPVNELRLDLLKNEQAKLGSRPVPVERIIDILIRPLIVGFGTGEYGSAHFVRAMARGLAEHQHFMVEMQREVLAELFRSFKHALSSCFPEQPQDFAECAFHFLSCSLSGLMMQTHHAPSSSDQVSRQSLELYADNFIAYVTGGLCNLARVYQPAPLA, from the coding sequence ATGACGGAGACGCAACTCAAACTCATCGAGGCGGCAGAGGTGGAATTCGCGGAGCGTGGCTTCGACGGCTCTTCGGTGCGGGCCATCACCGGCCGGGCGAAAGCCAACATCGCGGCCATCAACTACCACTTCGGTTCCAAGGAGGCGCTTTTTCTGGAAATGGTGCGGCATCGCATCAGCCCGGTGAACGAACTTCGCCTCGACCTGCTCAAGAACGAGCAGGCCAAGCTGGGCTCGAGACCGGTTCCCGTCGAGCGCATCATCGACATCCTGATCCGACCGTTGATCGTCGGCTTCGGCACCGGCGAGTACGGCTCCGCCCACTTCGTGCGAGCCATGGCCCGTGGTCTGGCCGAGCATCAGCACTTCATGGTGGAAATGCAGCGCGAGGTGCTGGCCGAGCTTTTCCGAAGCTTCAAGCATGCCCTCTCCAGCTGCTTTCCCGAGCAACCGCAGGACTTCGCCGAATGCGCCTTCCATTTCCTTTCCTGCTCCTTGAGCGGACTCATGATGCAAACGCACCACGCCCCATCCAGTTCCGACCAGGTTTCCCGCCAGAGCCTCGAGCTCTACGCCGACAATTTCATCGCCTACGTCACTGGAGGGCTCTGCAACCTAGCCCGAGTCTACCAGCCCGCGCCGCTCGCCTAG
- a CDS encoding TolC family protein, with product MASRSSIPPEQHDDNGAQRPYAKAAVLAVLAFSLSACMTTPPPRTESLLVEVPDDFSSSGQSEAVASFEPSGWMEDFDDPLLSGLIEEALRYNLDLKVAAARLDAALASANAGKSEIWPSLNLSGNGSKSRRGSASGIQQTPTAETYGLTGRFSWEIDLWGKLRNGYRAELADQEAALADYRSARLSLAARTAKAWYAAIEADQQLELEKRILEALVESSRIVEENFASGIARALDVRLVRANLASSRSSLEQRRRSRDAAIRNLETILGRYPKNELELASELPGIRAEMPEGIPSELLLRRPDIVAAERRLAAAEQRKFEESKARLPSLDLNLSRGTSSSDLDEIFDFVEKRIWSQSLGVAQTLFQGGRLKANYQRARATYEQNVAAYSQTVLTAFREVENALSNQSSYREDYEYLRVAAEESIEAEKLAWSEYASGLTDITTVLDSVRRSITAQRSFIQVANQRIQSRIDLYLALGGGFEA from the coding sequence ATGGCCTCCCGGTCCTCCATTCCTCCCGAACAACACGATGACAACGGCGCTCAACGACCGTACGCCAAAGCCGCCGTCCTTGCGGTTCTGGCCTTCTCGCTGAGCGCCTGCATGACCACGCCCCCGCCGCGGACGGAAAGTTTGCTGGTGGAAGTGCCGGACGATTTTTCCAGCTCCGGACAAAGCGAGGCGGTCGCTTCCTTCGAGCCGAGCGGCTGGATGGAGGATTTCGACGACCCGCTGCTGAGCGGACTGATCGAGGAAGCCCTGCGCTACAATTTAGATCTCAAGGTGGCGGCCGCTCGATTGGACGCCGCTTTGGCCAGCGCCAACGCCGGCAAATCCGAAATCTGGCCGTCGCTCAACCTCAGTGGAAACGGCAGCAAGAGCCGCCGAGGCTCCGCGTCGGGCATTCAGCAGACTCCGACCGCCGAGACCTATGGCCTGACGGGACGCTTCAGTTGGGAGATCGATCTCTGGGGCAAGCTGCGCAACGGGTATCGAGCCGAGCTGGCCGACCAGGAGGCCGCGTTGGCGGACTACCGATCCGCCCGTCTTTCCCTCGCGGCCCGCACGGCCAAGGCCTGGTACGCGGCTATCGAGGCGGACCAGCAGCTCGAGCTGGAGAAACGGATTCTGGAAGCCCTCGTGGAAAGCTCGCGCATCGTGGAGGAAAATTTCGCCAGCGGCATCGCCCGCGCTCTGGACGTTCGGTTGGTTCGGGCAAACCTCGCTTCAAGCCGCAGTTCCTTGGAGCAGCGTCGCCGCAGCCGCGACGCGGCCATTCGTAATTTGGAGACGATACTTGGCCGCTATCCGAAAAACGAGCTCGAGCTGGCGTCGGAGCTTCCCGGCATCCGCGCGGAAATGCCGGAGGGCATCCCTTCCGAACTGCTCCTGAGGCGTCCGGACATCGTCGCAGCGGAGAGGCGTTTGGCTGCGGCGGAGCAGCGAAAGTTCGAGGAAAGCAAGGCTCGCCTGCCCAGCCTCGACCTCAATCTCAGTCGCGGCACCAGTAGCTCCGACCTGGACGAGATTTTCGATTTCGTGGAAAAGCGGATCTGGTCGCAATCGCTGGGCGTGGCTCAAACCCTGTTTCAAGGGGGACGCCTCAAGGCGAACTACCAGAGAGCCCGAGCGACCTACGAGCAAAACGTAGCTGCCTATTCGCAAACGGTGTTGACCGCGTTCCGCGAGGTCGAGAACGCCCTTTCCAATCAAAGCTCCTATCGGGAGGACTATGAATACCTTCGCGTCGCTGCGGAGGAGTCCATCGAAGCGGAGAAGCTCGCCTGGTCGGAATACGCCAGCGGATTGACCGACATCACCACGGTGCTCGACTCGGTACGTCGTTCCATCACGGCGCAGCGATCCTTCATACAGGTAGCCAATCAGCGGATACAAAGCCGCATCGATCTGTACCTCGCGTTGGGAGGCGGGTTCGAAGCCTAG
- a CDS encoding efflux transporter outer membrane subunit — protein sequence MKLPLHTASSFALVSLLLVSCASAPPSADPQKALAPLTPERWSQPTEAEPSRHWIDDFQDERLGQLIEEAFQNNFGLESARELVNASAAAARIRNAARLPSLGVGLQSSDGKSIASFDPLTSIESERHALSLNARWEIDLWNRLGNRYQASRVEYEASRYEFEAFKLSLAGQIAKAWFDAIELKQQLQLARATAQSYQSNLNSLENRYRRGLVDAFDLRLTRAQTAGARASATSRLNQADTALRFLETLLGRYPSAELETTADLPELSVTPGASIPAQTLSQRPDLLAQQLRVEAALKLAQAAERNWLPNIALTASDGTLSNDFSQLLDSDFSVWSIVGEASAALFQSGALKAERQQLNASQLSQLSQYKETALQAFREVETALRAERDLKDLQRETETLAAESGKAEDQAWSLYERGLIDISAALDAQRRSFEAQSQLISIRNRRLQNRIDLHLALGGDF from the coding sequence ATGAAGCTCCCTCTGCACACCGCTTCGTCTTTCGCCCTGGTCTCCCTCCTCCTGGTTTCATGCGCGTCCGCACCCCCTTCCGCAGACCCACAGAAAGCGCTGGCGCCGCTGACGCCGGAGCGATGGAGCCAGCCGACTGAGGCCGAGCCAAGCCGTCACTGGATCGACGATTTTCAGGACGAGCGACTTGGGCAGCTCATCGAAGAGGCGTTTCAGAACAACTTCGGCCTCGAGTCGGCCCGTGAACTGGTCAACGCCTCGGCGGCGGCGGCGCGAATCCGCAACGCCGCCCGACTCCCCTCCCTCGGCGTCGGCCTGCAATCCTCGGACGGGAAAAGCATCGCAAGCTTCGACCCCTTGACCTCGATCGAAAGCGAACGCCATGCCCTCAGTCTCAACGCCCGCTGGGAGATTGACCTCTGGAATCGTTTGGGAAACCGCTATCAGGCATCGCGGGTAGAGTACGAAGCCAGCCGATACGAATTCGAGGCTTTCAAGCTTTCTCTTGCCGGCCAGATCGCCAAAGCATGGTTTGACGCCATCGAGCTCAAGCAACAGCTCCAGCTTGCCCGAGCGACCGCGCAAAGCTATCAGAGCAATCTGAACTCCTTGGAAAACCGCTACCGACGCGGCCTGGTGGACGCCTTCGATTTGCGACTGACTAGAGCCCAAACCGCTGGCGCTCGCGCCTCGGCGACCAGCCGTCTCAACCAAGCGGATACAGCGCTTCGCTTTCTGGAAACCCTACTGGGACGCTACCCGTCTGCAGAGCTGGAAACCACTGCCGACTTGCCTGAGCTCAGCGTAACTCCCGGAGCCTCCATTCCCGCTCAAACCCTTTCCCAACGGCCGGATCTGCTGGCTCAGCAGCTCCGAGTGGAGGCCGCGCTGAAGCTGGCTCAAGCCGCAGAGCGAAACTGGCTGCCGAACATCGCGCTCACCGCCAGCGACGGCACGCTATCGAACGATTTCAGCCAACTGCTCGATAGCGACTTCTCCGTCTGGTCGATCGTCGGCGAGGCCAGCGCGGCGCTTTTCCAATCCGGGGCCCTGAAGGCGGAACGCCAGCAGCTTAACGCGAGCCAACTGTCGCAACTTTCCCAATACAAGGAAACCGCGTTGCAGGCCTTTCGCGAAGTCGAAACCGCTCTGCGAGCCGAGCGCGACCTGAAGGATCTACAGAGGGAGACGGAAACCTTGGCAGCGGAGAGCGGGAAAGCCGAAGATCAGGCTTGGAGTCTCTACGAGCGCGGCCTCATCGATATCTCCGCAGCGCTCGACGCCCAGCGGCGCTCCTTCGAAGCTCAGAGTCAGCTCATATCCATTCGCAACCGGCGACTGCAAAACCGAATCGATCTTCATCTCGCATTAGGAGGCGACTTCTAG